Proteins encoded in a region of the Acetonema longum DSM 6540 genome:
- a CDS encoding TetR/AcrR family transcriptional regulator — translation MRKRIMTAAVEEMSERGLKFTMGDLARQLGVSKRCLYEHFESKEDLIRSILYAIFLDIREQHKKIIADPALPFQQKLRDILCVTPTVFSPTTGRMGEEIKRFMPEEWHRIEHLFEQDWAIMADFLQAAMDRRELCLMHLTLLKKIIKGCMSEIVDHRFLAQHNISLEEAKSSTVHLLLYGLIPRG, via the coding sequence GTGCGAAAAAGGATTATGACTGCCGCTGTGGAGGAAATGAGTGAGCGAGGCTTAAAATTTACTATGGGTGATCTGGCGCGTCAGCTTGGCGTCAGCAAACGTTGCCTTTATGAGCACTTTGAATCGAAAGAGGATTTGATTCGGTCCATCTTATATGCCATCTTTCTGGATATCCGGGAGCAGCATAAGAAAATTATCGCCGATCCGGCTTTACCCTTTCAGCAAAAATTGAGAGACATTTTATGCGTAACCCCTACCGTATTTTCTCCCACTACCGGCAGGATGGGGGAAGAAATAAAACGGTTTATGCCGGAGGAGTGGCATAGGATCGAGCATCTGTTTGAACAGGATTGGGCGATCATGGCGGATTTCCTGCAGGCCGCTATGGACAGAAGAGAGCTCTGTCTGATGCATCTGACTCTGTTAAAAAAGATAATTAAAGGCTGTATGAGTGAAATCGTTGATCATCGCTTTTTGGCGCAGCATAATATCTCTTTGGAAGAGGCCAAATCCTCCACGGTTCATCTCCTGCTCTACGGGCTGATTCCGAGAGGATAA
- a CDS encoding radical SAM protein, with the protein MLTALYADSKGEIYDAPGYQAVGRSGYDQTVLTDKDVIPLPEGAELMFLPGRSALAARKGQIQPIAGPLLAVAAMLPVGYTRTLLPAFVRQQEAPVLPLYGYAAVALRKDQMMVAAMKTDNNHKWHPWRYNSPDLAQKVKAVEKELPDNRIVRQLARCSLTWHCCTAQNLFYRRWEAGIPASPVCNANCFGCISLQPAECCPSPQNRIDFSPTSEEIAAVAAYHLTYAPEPIISFGQGCEGEPSLAYAQIAPAIRTVREKTGRGIININTNAGFTEGIRAIVDAGLDSMRVSIISAIPATYQAYYRSSYSLDDVKQSIAYAQGKGVSISLNMLLFPGLNDRPEELAAWRDFLRETSVPMIQLRNLNLDPDAFLSIMPQSVAKAVGISRFVRQLQDWVPGLTIGSFSHYFEKERQQE; encoded by the coding sequence ATGCTGACTGCATTATACGCAGACTCCAAAGGGGAAATCTACGATGCTCCCGGGTATCAGGCTGTTGGCCGGAGTGGGTATGACCAGACGGTATTGACCGACAAGGATGTAATTCCGCTGCCTGAAGGGGCGGAGTTAATGTTCCTGCCGGGAAGAAGCGCACTGGCAGCCCGCAAGGGGCAGATTCAGCCTATTGCCGGCCCTCTGCTGGCTGTGGCGGCCATGCTGCCGGTGGGCTATACCCGTACCCTGCTGCCGGCTTTTGTCCGGCAGCAGGAAGCGCCGGTTCTGCCTCTTTATGGTTATGCCGCCGTGGCCTTGCGCAAGGACCAGATGATGGTGGCCGCCATGAAGACCGACAATAACCATAAATGGCATCCTTGGCGCTATAATTCGCCGGACCTGGCGCAAAAGGTCAAGGCAGTGGAAAAAGAGCTTCCCGACAACCGGATTGTCAGACAGTTAGCCCGCTGTTCTTTGACTTGGCACTGCTGCACGGCCCAGAATCTGTTCTATCGCCGCTGGGAAGCCGGCATTCCCGCTTCACCGGTTTGCAACGCCAACTGTTTCGGCTGTATCTCCCTGCAGCCGGCCGAATGCTGTCCGTCCCCCCAAAACCGGATCGACTTTAGCCCTACCAGTGAAGAGATCGCGGCTGTGGCCGCCTATCACCTGACTTACGCTCCGGAGCCAATCATCAGCTTTGGTCAGGGCTGCGAGGGGGAACCTTCCCTGGCCTATGCCCAGATCGCGCCAGCCATCAGGACCGTGCGGGAAAAGACCGGACGTGGGATCATTAATATCAATACCAACGCCGGCTTTACGGAAGGAATCCGGGCCATCGTCGACGCCGGCCTTGACAGCATGCGGGTCAGCATCATCAGCGCCATTCCGGCCACTTATCAGGCCTATTACCGTTCCTCCTACTCTCTGGATGACGTAAAGCAATCCATTGCTTACGCCCAGGGCAAAGGCGTCAGCATATCCCTGAATATGCTGCTGTTTCCCGGCCTGAATGACCGGCCGGAAGAACTGGCGGCCTGGCGGGACTTTTTGCGGGAAACTTCTGTGCCCATGATCCAGTTGCGCAACTTGAATCTGGATCCGGACGCCTTCCTGAGCATCATGCCTCAGTCTGTGGCCAAGGCGGTTGGCATCAGTCGCTTTGTTCGTCAGCTTCAGGATTGGGTCCCTGGTCTTACCATCGGCAGCTTCAGCCACTACTTCGAAAAAGAGAGACAGCAAGAGTAA
- a CDS encoding ribose-phosphate diphosphokinase: MVLEDEKKLRILTGNANRELADEIAAYLGLSVGEAFVGRFNNGEIQVLVDESVRGADVFIVQPTCQPVNENLMELLIMVDAVKRASARHITAVVPYYGYARQDRKTRGREPISAKLVANLLTVAGVTRVVTMDLHAGQIQGFFDIPVDHLLGVPILADYITSKKLSDIVVVSPDLGGVTRARQMADRLHAPIAIIEKRRPAPGVAEVMNLIGSVEGKTAVIVDDIVDTAGSLSEGAAALKAHGAKEVYACCTHPVLSPPAIERIEASCIKELVVTNSIPVLPEKRTAKVKVLSVAPLFGEALIRIYGDLSVSKLFNE, encoded by the coding sequence ATGGTGTTAGAAGACGAGAAAAAACTCAGGATCCTTACCGGTAATGCGAACCGTGAGCTGGCAGATGAAATCGCGGCTTATCTGGGACTTTCCGTAGGCGAAGCTTTTGTGGGACGGTTTAATAACGGGGAAATTCAGGTCCTGGTAGATGAAAGCGTACGGGGTGCTGATGTCTTTATTGTTCAGCCCACCTGTCAGCCGGTCAATGAAAACCTGATGGAACTTTTAATTATGGTGGATGCGGTCAAACGGGCCTCGGCCCGGCACATTACAGCCGTGGTTCCTTATTACGGCTATGCCCGCCAAGACCGGAAAACCCGTGGCCGGGAACCGATTTCGGCCAAACTGGTGGCCAACCTGCTGACAGTGGCCGGGGTGACCCGAGTGGTTACCATGGACCTGCACGCCGGTCAAATCCAGGGCTTTTTTGACATTCCGGTGGATCATTTGCTGGGAGTGCCGATCCTGGCTGATTATATTACATCGAAAAAACTCAGTGATATTGTGGTGGTATCCCCCGACCTGGGCGGCGTGACCCGCGCCCGACAAATGGCCGACCGTCTCCATGCTCCTATCGCCATCATCGAAAAAAGGCGTCCGGCCCCTGGTGTGGCCGAAGTCATGAACCTGATCGGTTCGGTAGAGGGAAAAACCGCTGTCATCGTAGATGACATTGTCGATACGGCCGGTTCCTTGTCGGAAGGCGCCGCCGCTTTAAAGGCCCATGGGGCCAAAGAAGTCTATGCCTGCTGTACCCATCCGGTGCTTAGCCCTCCCGCTATTGAGCGCATCGAAGCATCCTGTATTAAAGAATTGGTGGTGACCAACAGCATTCCGGTGCTGCCGGAAAAACGCACCGCCAAGGTGAAAGTATTGTCTGTGGCTCCTTTGTTTGGCGAAGCTCTTATCCGTATTTATGGCGATTTATCCGTAAGCAAGCTGTTTAACGAGTAA
- the pth gene encoding aminoacyl-tRNA hydrolase produces the protein MGLFQRSPIKLVNLMKVVVGLGNPGQEYSQTRHNVGFITLDQLAERWQCENWRFKHEALVSEYRGGAEPVILVKPQTYMNLSGVAVASVLNWYKLKPEDVVVVFDDMDLPTGKLRLRLQGGSGGHKGIESLLVHLDKDTFIRMRVGIGRPPAGWETANYVLGRFTAEEKAPMEASITRAVDAVEYILKHGATKAMNEFNK, from the coding sequence ATGGGCCTTTTTCAACGGTCTCCGATAAAGTTGGTGAATCTGATGAAGGTAGTTGTGGGATTGGGCAATCCGGGACAGGAGTACAGCCAGACCCGGCATAACGTGGGTTTTATAACTTTAGATCAGTTGGCTGAGCGCTGGCAGTGTGAGAACTGGCGCTTTAAACATGAAGCTCTGGTCAGCGAATATCGGGGCGGTGCTGAACCGGTGATCCTGGTGAAGCCCCAGACCTATATGAATCTAAGCGGAGTGGCTGTGGCTTCGGTGCTTAACTGGTATAAGTTAAAGCCGGAGGATGTGGTCGTAGTCTTCGACGACATGGATCTGCCAACCGGCAAACTGCGGCTCAGACTCCAGGGAGGCTCCGGCGGCCACAAGGGCATTGAATCCTTGCTGGTGCATCTGGATAAAGATACCTTTATCCGGATGCGGGTCGGCATCGGCCGTCCACCTGCCGGCTGGGAGACCGCCAATTATGTGTTGGGCCGGTTTACTGCCGAGGAAAAAGCCCCCATGGAAGCGAGCATTACCAGAGCGGTTGATGCCGTAGAGTATATCCTAAAACATGGGGCGACTAAAGCCATGAATGAGTTTAACAAGTAG